In the genome of Rhodamnia argentea isolate NSW1041297 chromosome 3, ASM2092103v1, whole genome shotgun sequence, one region contains:
- the LOC115732807 gene encoding putative F-box/LRR-repeat protein At5g54820 — translation MDFFLRQGSSRRYSNFVDFVDGVLCTAPRVRKFILHAPWVPLIESVLGRWLEYSVRHGVEELSVSFFLRRYSMYRLPGCLFRSSTLVDLRLSVRRADFSALNSVDLPSLERLSIQFGELKNDALASLPRGCPVLQFLELKSCRDFSSVVVLTRGFREILIDSHMFECDKPPIPSILAPHVLNLRLLGGSSTKEFAVDELKSLVQAELDFYMTSPTINRTDGNLVKKLLHRLCHVTKLVIGSWCLQVLSIAEDVEDVPFLLPNCKSLTLNARMHYRDFPGIAILLAISPNLEELSINADYVDYTWATVKCDSVIGNGDEEDYCCQKLCVGLAQQLKRVEIVGLDTDCLELKWVLYLVKYLLGDAFALEKWVLKAKRRHESREKLVNPGKLLEFYQQLLCLPRASTNAELILQGVQHDEQKGK, via the exons ATGGATTTCTTTCTACGTCAGGGCAGCAGCCGGCGGTATTCCAATTTTGTGGATTTCGTGGACGGGGTACTCTGCACCGCACCTCGGGTGAGAAAATTCATCCTCCACGCACCTTGGGTCCCGTTGATTGAGTCGGTTCTCGGTAGATGGCTCGAATATTCAGTGCGCCACGGGGTGGAAGAGCTTTCCGTATCGTTTTTCCTCCGGCGTTATAGTATGTATCGTTTACCCGGTTGTTTGTTCCGCTCCAGCACGTTAGTGGATTTGCGATTGTCCGTCCGTAGAGCCGATTTTTCTGCATTGAATTCTGTTGATTTGCCTTCTCTGGAGAGATTGTCCATTCAATTTGGGGAGCTCAAGAACGATGCGCTGGCGAGTCTTCCGAGGGGCTGCCCTGTTCTTCAATTTCTGGAATTGAAAAGCTGTCGAGACTTCTCGTCCGTCGTGGTTCTAACCAGAGGTTTTAGAGAGATCCTTATAGATTCTCACATGTTTGAATGCGATAAACCTCCAATCCCGAGTATTTTGGCTCCCCACGTTCTAAACTTGCGCCTGTTGGGCGGTTCCTCTACGAAGGAGTTCGCAGTGGATGAACTAAAGTCTTTAGTTCAGGCCGAGCTGGATTTCTACATGACTAGTCCTACAATCAATCGGACCGATGGCAATCTAGTCAAGAAGCTTCTCCACAGGCTGTGTCACGTCACCAAATTGGTGATAGGGAGCTGGTGTCTCCAG GTTCTATCAATTGCGGAAGACGTGGAAGATGTGCCGTTTTTGTTGCCAAATTGCAAGTCCCTAACTCTGAATGCGCGAATGCATTATCGGGATTTTCCTGGTATAGCGATCCTGCTGGCAATCTCGCCTAATTTGGAGGAGCTATCGATAAATGCTGATTATGTTGACTACACTTGGGCCACG GTCAAGTGTGATTCAGTGATTGGAAACGGTGATGAAGAGGATTATTGCTGTCAGAAGTTGTGTGTCGGTCTGGCTCAACAGCTAAAGAGGGTTGAGATTGTTGGGTTAGACACCGACTGTCTAGAGCTAAAATGGGTGCTTTACTTGGTGAAGTATTTGCTGGGTGATGCATTCGCATTGGAGAAGTGGGTCCTAAAAGCTAAACGACGGCATGAATCGAGGGAAAAGCTTGTTAATCCTGGCAAATTGCTTGAGTTCTACCAGCAACTCCTATGCCTCCCAAGAGCTTCAACGAATGCTGAACTGATTTTACAAGGCGTTCAGCATGACGAGCAGAAAGGCAAGTAG